A genomic segment from Spinacia oleracea cultivar Varoflay chromosome 3, BTI_SOV_V1, whole genome shotgun sequence encodes:
- the LOC110781098 gene encoding systemin receptor SR160 — protein sequence MKQYPPKMNLLYCFYTLFLLLFPLFPPVFAASNGKNRDTQKLLSFKSSILNPDTLKNWVDNSDPCHFTGVFCNNSNSRVTSLDLTSLSLSTDFSSVSTHLFSIELLTSLSLSSSNISGSIEQPPLCSSSLSEIDLSHNSISGSFSDLSSLSLCSSLSKLNLSFNLLESSKDLKGGSFPARFGLSLTSLDVSGNQLSGDQLLPWVLSQGCEKLSYLALKGNKLVGSFSLSKCSNLEFFDVSSNNISTPIPEFGGNCPKLKHLDLSSNKFVGKIEGNALVGCNSLSLLNVSNNQFSGGFPTLPSSSSLEFVYMGSNKFQGLIPDSLADDFCSNLVELDLSFNNFSGMVPTGFESCNLLQNFDVSSNNFTGDLPVDMLLKMVNLRKLNLAFNNFVGALPDSFSLLGSLESLDLSSNNISGKIPPGICQNPEGKPSNLKELYLQNNLLIGPIPPTIGNCSQLVSLDLSFNYLTGRIPPSLGFLTHLKDLIMWMNKLEGDIPTELMYIRALENLILDYNELTGTIPAGLMNCTNLNWISLSSNKLSGTIPSWIGKLNNLAILKLSNNSFYGELPPELGDCKSLLWLDLNSNLLNGSIPDTLAKQSGKMAIGLVVGKKYVYLRNYGGKGCHGTGNLLEFAGIRSDAVDRIPTMCKFQQIYQGHTQPNFNFNGSMIFLDLSYNNLQGGIPKELGTMYYLSILNLGHNNLSGQIPDGLSGMKNIGVMDLSHNHLSGLIPSSLGGLSFLTEIDLSNNELSGMIPESAQFETFPASRFFNNTGLCGYPLPACDRNSAGKSSSHKKHGKQASLAGSVAMGLLFSLFCIFGLIIVGIEVKKRRKKKESLQDMYMDGNSHSGNNTASAWKFTSNREALSINLATFEKPLQKLTFADLLQATNGFHDDSMIGRGGFGDVYKAKLKDGSVVAIKKLIQISGQGDREFTAEMETIGKIKHRNLVPLLGYCKVGEERLLVYEYMKYGSLEDVLHDRRKAGIKLNWDARRKIAIGAARGLAFLHHNCIPHIIHRDMKSSNVLLDENLEARVSDFGMARLMSAMDTHLSVSTLAGTPGYVPPEYYQSFRCSTKGDVYSYGVVLLELLTGKQPTDSADFGDNNLVGWVKMHAKLKISDVFDPELIKENPNLEIELLQHLKVACACLDDRPWKRPTMIQVMAMFKEIQAGSGLDSSSTITGDDGSFSTMGGSFSTTIDVLADMSIKEVPEGNFK from the coding sequence ATGAAACAATACCCACCAAAAATGAACCTACTTTATTGCTTTTACACCCTATTTTTGCTCCTTTTCCCTCTCTTTCCCCCTGTTTTTGCTGCTTCTAATGGTAAAAATAGAGATACCCAGAAACTCCTGAGCTTTAAATCCTCTATCCTCAACCCAGATACCCTCAAAAACTGGGTTGATAACTCTGACCCTTGTCACTTCACTGGAGTTTTCTGCAACAACTCCAACTCCAGAGTTACTTCTTTGGATCTCACCTCTCTCTCACTTTCTACTGATTTCTCCTCTGTTTCTACCCATCTTTTTTCCATTGAGCTATTaacctcactttctctctcctcctctaaCATCTCCGGTTCTATTGAACAACCCCCTCTGTGCTCCTCCTCTCTATCAGAAATCGACCTTTCACACAACTCCATTTCTGGGTCTTTCTCTGATTTGTCTAGTTTATCCCTATGTTCTTCTCTCTCTAAGTTGAATCTCTCCTTCAATCTTCTGGAATCGTCTAAAGATTTGAAGGGTGGTTCTTTTCCTGCTCGTTTTGGGCTATCCCTAACAAGTTTGGATGTTTCTGGGAATCAGCTTTCAGGGGACCAACTTCTTCCCTGGGTGTTATCTCAAGGGTGTGAGAAATTGAGTTATTTAGCTTTGAAAGGGAATAAGCTTGTTGGGAGTTTTTCACTCTCAAAATGCTCAAATTTGGAGTTCTTTGATGTGTCTTCCAATAATATTTCGACCCCAATTCCTGAATTTGGGGGAAACTGCCCTAAATTGAAGCATCTTGATTTATCATCCAATAAATTTGTTGGGAAGATAGAGGGAAATGCACTTGTTGGGTGTAACAGCTTGAGTTTGTTGAATGTGTCAAATAATCAGTTCAGTGGTGGGTTCCCCAcacttccttcttcttcaagcttGGAGTTTGTGTACATGGGGAGCAACAAGTTTCAAGGTTTGATTCCTGATAGTCTTGCTGATGATTTCTGCTCAAATTTAGTGGAATTGGATCTCTCCTTCAATAATTTCTCTGGTATGGTCCCCACTGGCTTTGAATCTTGCAACCTGTTGCAAAATTTTGATGTTTCTAGCAACAATTTCACTGGAGATTTGCCTGTTGATATGTTGTTGAAAATGGTGAATTTGAGGAAATTAAACCTTGCTTTTAACAACTTTGTGGGTGCTTTGCCTGATTCTTTCTCTTTGCTTGGTAGCTTAGAATCATTGGATTTGAGCTCTAATAACATTTCTGGGAAAATTCCACCTGGGATTTGTCAAAACCCTGAGGGAAAACCAAGTAATTTGAAAGAACTTTACCTTCAAAACAATTTGTTAATTGGCCCAATACCACCTACTATTGGCAATTGCTCTCAACTTGTTTCACTTGATCTTAGCTTCAATTACCTCACTGGGAGAATCCCACCTAGCTTGGGTTTTCTTACTCATTTGAAAGACTTGATTATGTGGATGAACAAGCTTGAAGGGGATATCCCTACTGAGCTTATGTACATTCGAGCGCTCGAAAATTTGATTCTAGACTATAATGAGTTGACTGGTACCATCCCTGCTGGTCTGATGAACTGCACAAACTTGAACTGGATTTCATTGTCGAGCAACAAGTTGAGTGGAACTATTCCATCTTGGATTGGTAAATTGAACAATCTAGCCATCCTCAAGCTATCAAATAACTCATTTTACGGCGAACTCCCACCCGAGTTGGGGGATTGCAAGAGCTTGCTATGGTTGGATTTGAATAGCAATTTGTTGAATGGAAGTATTCCAGATACATTAGCCAAGCAGTCAGGGAAGATGGCTATCGGACTTGTTGTTGGGAAGAAGTATGTGTACTTGAGAAACTATGGAGGTAAGGGGTGCCATGGCACTGGGAATTTGCTTGAATTTGCCGGGATAAGGTCTGATGCTGTTGATAGAATCCCTACCATGTGTAAATTTCAGCAAATCTACCAAGGTCATACCCAGccaaattttaatttcaatgGCTCCATGATTTTCCTTGACCTGTCTTACAACAACCTCCAGGGTGGTATCCCCAAAGAACTCGGAACTATGTACTATCTCTCGATTTTGAACTTGGGTCACAACAATCTCTCTGGTCAAATCCCGGACGGTCTTTCAGGGATGAAGAACATTGGTGTTATGGATCTTTCTCACAACCATCTCTCCGGGTTGATACCGTCATCTTTGGGCGGTCTTTCATTCTTGACAGAGATTGATTTGTCGAATAACGAGCTCTCGGGTatgattcctgaatcagcaCAGTTTGAGACTTTCCCGGCTTCTAGATTCTTCAACAACACCGGCCTCTGTGGGTATCCCCTGCCAGCTTGTGATAGAAACTCGGCTGGAAAATCATCCTCGCATAAAAAGCACGGGAAGCAGGCTTCCCTTGCAGGAAGTGTTGCAATGGGATTGCTGTTCTCTCTATTCTGCATATTTGGGTTGATCATTGTTGGAATTGAGGTGAAgaaaaggaggaagaagaaggaatCTTTGCAGGATATGTACATGGATGGTAACTCACATTCTGGGAACAACACAGCTTCTGCTTGGAAATTTACCAGTAATCGTGAGGCATTGAGTATCAACCTTGCAACCTTCGAGAAGCCCCTTCAGAAGCTAACTTTTGCTGATCTATTACAAGCCACAAATGGGTTCCATGATGATAGTATGATAGGTAGAGGTGGATTTGGGGATGTCTATAAAGCTAAGCTAAAAGATGGGAGTGTGGTTGCTATCAAAAAGCTGATACAAATAAGTGGACAGGGAGATAGAGAGTTCACTGCTGAAATGGAAACCATTGGGAAGATCAAACACCGCAACCTTGTACCACTTCTAGGATACTGCAAAGTTGGGGAAGAAAGGTTGTTGGTGTACGAATACATGAAATATGGATCCCTCGAAGATGTGTTGCACGATCGAAGGAAAGCTGGGATAAAGCTAAATTGGGATGCAAGGAGAAAAATCGCGATAGGAGCAGCTCGAGGGTTAGCTTTCCTTCATCACAATTGCATCCCCCATATTATTCACCGCGACATGAAATCTAGTAATGTATTGCTAGATGAAAACTTGGAAGCAAGGGTATCTGATTTCGGGATGGCCAGACTAATGAGTGCAATGGATACTCATTTGAGTGTGAGCACGTTGGCTGGTACACCAGGATACGTTCCACCTGAGTATTACCAAAGCTTCAGATGTTCAACCAAGGGAGATGTGTATAGTTATGGTGTTGTTTTACTCGAATTGCTGACAGGGAAACAGCCTACAGATTCAGCAGATTTTGGTGATAATAACCTTGTTGGGTGGGTGAAAATGCACGCGAAATTAAAAATAAGCGACGTGTTTGATCCGGAGTTAATAAAGGAGAATCCGAATTTAGAAATCGAGCTGTTACAGCATCTTAAAGTGGCATGTGCTTGCTTGGATGATCGACCATGGAAACGGCCTACAATGATACAAGTGATGGCAATGTTTAAGGAAATACAAGCAGGTTCAGGGCTCGATTCAAGTTCCACCATTACAGGAGATGATGGAAGTTTTAGTACAATGGGAGGAAGTTTCAGCACCACAATTGATGTGCTAGCAGATATGAGCATAAAAGAAGTCCCTGAAGGAAACTTCAAATAA